In Pseudomonas oryzicola, one DNA window encodes the following:
- a CDS encoding amino acid ABC transporter ATP-binding protein: MSEAIKQPAGPEGIIQMQGVNKWYGQFHVLKDINLNVRQGERIVLCGPSGSGKSTTIRCLNRLEEHQQGRIVVDGVELTNDLKQIEAIRREVGMVFQHFNLFPHLSILENCTLAPMWVRKMPRRKAEEIAMHYLERVRIPEQAHKYPGQLSGGQQQRVAIARALCMKPKIMLFDEPTSALDPEMVKEVLDTMVGLAEDGMTMLCVTHEMGFARTVANRVIFMDKGEIVEQASPDDFFDRPRSDRTKLFLSQILH, translated from the coding sequence ATGAGTGAAGCGATCAAGCAGCCTGCCGGCCCCGAAGGCATCATCCAGATGCAGGGCGTGAACAAGTGGTACGGCCAGTTCCATGTGCTCAAGGACATCAACCTGAACGTGCGTCAGGGCGAGCGTATCGTGCTGTGCGGGCCGTCCGGCTCGGGCAAGTCCACGACCATCCGTTGCCTCAACCGCCTGGAAGAGCATCAGCAGGGGCGCATCGTGGTCGACGGGGTGGAGCTGACCAACGACCTCAAGCAGATCGAGGCCATCCGCCGTGAGGTGGGCATGGTGTTCCAGCACTTCAACCTGTTCCCGCACCTGAGCATCCTGGAAAACTGCACCCTGGCGCCGATGTGGGTGCGCAAGATGCCGCGGCGCAAGGCTGAGGAAATTGCCATGCACTACCTGGAGCGTGTGCGTATTCCGGAGCAGGCGCACAAGTACCCGGGGCAGCTGTCCGGCGGCCAGCAGCAGCGTGTGGCGATCGCCCGTGCATTGTGCATGAAGCCGAAGATCATGCTGTTCGACGAACCGACCTCGGCGCTGGACCCGGAGATGGTCAAGGAAGTGCTCGATACCATGGTGGGCCTGGCCGAGGATGGCATGACCATGCTCTGCGTGACCCACGAGATGGGCTTTGCCCGGACCGTGGCGAACCGGGTGATCTTCATGGACAAGGGGGAGATCGTCGAGCAGGCGTCGCCAGATGACTTCTTCGACCGGCCGCGCAGCGACCGGACCAAGTTGTTCCTGAGCCAGATCCTGCATTGA
- the algW gene encoding Do family serine endopeptidase AlgW, with the protein MFKALRYFGWPLLTGVLVAMLIIQRFPQWVGLPSQDVNLQQAPQTSRIVQGPVSYADAVTLAAPAVVNLYTTKVVNKSSHPLFEDPQFRRFFGDNLPKQRRWESSLGSAVIMSPEGYLLTNNHVTSGADQIVVALKDGRETLARVIGSDPETDLAVLKIDLKNLPAITIGRSDTIHIGDVSLAIGNPFGVGQTVTMGIISATGRNQLGLNNYEDFIQTDAAINPGNSGGALVDANGNLIGINTAIFSKSGGSQGIGFAIPVKLALEVMKSIVEHGQVIRGWLGIEVQPLSQELAESFGMKGRPGIVVAGIFREGPAAKAGLQLGDVILSINGEPAGDGRKSMNQVARIKPNEKITIEVMRNGQQLKLIAEVGLRPPPAPAVANEEK; encoded by the coding sequence ATGTTCAAGGCTTTGCGTTACTTTGGCTGGCCCCTGCTTACCGGCGTACTGGTCGCCATGCTGATCATCCAGCGTTTTCCGCAATGGGTCGGCCTGCCCAGCCAGGACGTCAACCTGCAGCAAGCGCCGCAAACTTCGCGGATCGTGCAGGGCCCGGTGTCCTATGCCGATGCCGTGACCCTGGCCGCCCCGGCAGTGGTCAACCTGTACACCACCAAAGTGGTGAACAAGAGCTCGCACCCGCTGTTCGAAGACCCGCAGTTCCGCCGCTTCTTCGGTGACAACCTGCCCAAGCAGCGCCGTTGGGAGTCGAGCCTGGGTTCGGCGGTAATCATGAGCCCCGAAGGCTACCTGCTGACCAACAACCACGTGACCAGCGGCGCCGACCAGATCGTCGTGGCCCTGAAGGATGGCCGCGAGACCTTGGCTCGGGTCATCGGTAGCGACCCGGAAACCGACCTGGCGGTACTGAAGATCGACCTGAAGAATCTGCCGGCAATCACCATCGGCCGCTCCGACACCATTCACATCGGTGACGTGTCGCTGGCCATCGGCAACCCGTTCGGGGTCGGCCAGACCGTGACCATGGGCATCATCAGTGCCACTGGGCGCAACCAGCTGGGGCTGAACAACTATGAAGACTTCATCCAGACCGACGCGGCGATCAACCCGGGCAACTCCGGCGGTGCACTGGTGGATGCCAACGGCAACCTGATCGGCATCAACACGGCAATCTTCTCCAAGTCGGGCGGTTCGCAGGGCATCGGCTTCGCGATCCCGGTGAAACTGGCGCTGGAGGTGATGAAGTCGATCGTCGAGCACGGCCAGGTGATCCGTGGCTGGCTGGGCATCGAAGTGCAGCCGCTGAGCCAGGAGCTGGCCGAATCGTTCGGCATGAAAGGCCGTCCGGGCATCGTGGTGGCGGGTATCTTCCGCGAGGGGCCGGCGGCGAAGGCCGGGCTGCAGCTGGGTGACGTGATCCTGAGTATCAACGGCGAGCCGGCCGGTGACGGGCGCAAGTCGATGAACCAGGTGGCGCGGATCAAGCCGAACGAGAAAATCACCATCGAAGTGATGCGCAACGGGCAGCAGCTGAAGCTGATTGCCGAGGTGGGGCTGCGGCCGCCGCCAGCGCCGGCGGTGGCCAACGAAGAGAAATAG
- the cysD gene encoding sulfate adenylyltransferase subunit CysD: MVDKLTHLKQLEAESIHIIREVAAEFDNPVMLYSIGKDSAVMLHLARKAFFPGKLPFPVMHVDTQWKFQEMYRFRDKMVEEMGLELITHVNPEGVAQGINPFTHGSSKHTDIMKTQGLKQALDKYGFDAAFGGARRDEEKSRAKERVYSFRDSKHRWDPKNQRPELWNVYNGKVNKGESIRVFPLSNWTELDIWQYIYLEGIPIVPLYFAAEREVIEKNGTLIMIDDERILEHLSDEEKARIVKKKVRFRTLGCYPLTGAVESQAETLTDIIQEMLLTRTSERQGRVIDHDGAGSMEDKKRQGYF, translated from the coding sequence ATGGTCGACAAACTGACGCACTTGAAACAGCTGGAGGCGGAGAGCATCCACATCATCCGCGAGGTGGCCGCCGAGTTCGACAACCCGGTGATGCTGTACTCGATCGGCAAGGATTCCGCCGTGATGCTGCACCTGGCGCGCAAGGCCTTCTTCCCGGGCAAGCTGCCGTTCCCGGTGATGCACGTCGACACGCAGTGGAAGTTCCAGGAGATGTACCGCTTCCGCGACAAGATGGTCGAGGAAATGGGCCTGGAGCTGATCACCCACGTCAACCCCGAGGGTGTGGCGCAGGGTATCAACCCGTTCACCCATGGCAGCTCCAAGCATACCGACATCATGAAGACCCAGGGCCTGAAGCAGGCGCTGGACAAATATGGCTTCGATGCCGCCTTCGGTGGCGCACGCCGCGACGAAGAGAAGTCGCGGGCCAAGGAGCGGGTGTACTCGTTCCGTGACAGCAAGCACCGCTGGGACCCGAAGAACCAGCGCCCCGAGCTGTGGAACGTGTACAACGGCAAGGTCAACAAGGGCGAGTCGATCCGGGTCTTCCCGCTGTCGAACTGGACCGAGCTGGACATCTGGCAGTACATCTACCTCGAAGGCATCCCGATCGTGCCGCTGTACTTCGCTGCCGAGCGTGAGGTCATCGAGAAGAACGGCACCCTGATCATGATCGACGACGAGCGCATCCTCGAACATCTCTCCGATGAAGAGAAAGCCCGCATCGTCAAGAAGAAGGTGCGTTTCCGTACCCTTGGCTGCTACCCGTTGACGGGTGCTGTCGAGTCGCAAGCCGAGACCCTGACGGACATCATCCAGGAAATGCTCCTGACCCGTACGTCCGAACGCCAGGGCCGTGTCATCGACCACGATGGCGCCGGTTCCATGGAAGACAAGAAACGCCAAGGCTACTTCTAA
- a CDS encoding Nif3-like dinuclear metal center hexameric protein gives MAVALNTLVEETERYLGSAKIQDYCPNGLQVEGRPQVSRIVSGVTASQALLDAAVEAEADLVLVHHGYFWKGENPCVTGIRQRRLKTLLNNDISLLAFHLPLDVHPDVGNNVQLARQLDITVEGPLDPENPRVVGLVGSLAEPMTARDFARRVQEVLGREPLLVEGEQMIRRVGWCTGGGQGYIDTAIAAGVDLYLTGEASEQTYHSARENGVSFIAAGHHATERYGVQALGDYLARRFAVEHLFIDCPNPI, from the coding sequence ATGGCCGTCGCTCTGAACACCCTGGTCGAGGAAACCGAGCGTTACCTGGGCAGCGCGAAGATCCAGGATTACTGCCCCAATGGCCTGCAGGTCGAGGGCCGGCCGCAGGTCAGCCGTATCGTCAGCGGGGTTACCGCCAGCCAGGCGTTGCTGGATGCGGCGGTCGAGGCCGAGGCCGACCTGGTGCTGGTGCACCATGGATACTTCTGGAAGGGCGAAAACCCGTGTGTCACCGGCATCCGCCAGCGCCGGCTGAAGACCCTGCTGAACAATGACATCAGCCTGCTGGCGTTCCACCTGCCGCTGGATGTGCACCCGGACGTGGGCAACAACGTGCAATTGGCGCGGCAGCTGGACATCACCGTCGAAGGGCCGCTGGACCCGGAAAACCCAAGGGTGGTCGGGCTGGTCGGTTCGCTGGCCGAGCCAATGACTGCGCGCGACTTTGCCCGCCGCGTGCAGGAGGTGCTGGGGCGTGAGCCATTGCTGGTCGAGGGTGAGCAGATGATCCGCCGGGTCGGCTGGTGCACCGGGGGCGGGCAGGGCTATATCGACACCGCGATTGCCGCCGGGGTCGACCTGTATCTGACCGGGGAAGCCTCCGAGCAGACTTACCACAGCGCTCGCGAGAACGGCGTCAGCTTCATTGCTGCCGGGCATCACGCCACCGAACGCTATGGGGTACAGGCGCTGGGCGATTACCTGGCGCGGCGGTTTGCCGTCGAGCACCTGTTCATCGATTGCCCGAACCCGATCTGA